Genomic DNA from Acidisoma sp. PAMC 29798:
AGCCAATCGGCACCGGCGGCCTCGATGGCGCGGGTCTCTTCGTCGATCCGACCGAAGTCGGCGGAGAGGATTGAGGGGGCGATGATGATGGGTCGGTTCATGGCGGCGAGACTATCGCTTTGGGCCGCGCCGCGACAGGGCTGCCCAACGCGATGCCGAGAATACGACGCCTTATCTCCGCATAATCTGCGGCGATTGCGCACAAGGCGCTTGCCACGCTCCTCGCCTCGCGGCAGCGTGCATCCTTCGTTCGGAACAAGGGAGCTCCCACGTTAATGCATGACTATCAGACCCATGGCGCGAGATCCTCGGTTGGCCGCTGAAGCACCGGCCAAGCTTTCGCTCCAGCATCTCAGCCATAGCTTCGGCACCTTCCGGGCTCTGGAGGATGTCAATCTCGACATCAAACCCGGCGAGTTCGTCTGCATCCTGGGTGCATCAGGCTGCGGAAAGAGCACCTTATTCAACGCCGTATCGGGACTTCTTAACGTCAGTTCCGGCAAAATTCTGCTTGACGGCCGCGATATCGCCGGCCGGCCGGGCGAGGTTGGATATATGCTGCAAAAGGATCTTCTGCTGCCCTGGCGCACGGTTCTCGGCAATATCACCCTCGGCGCCTCCCTCACGCGCGGCGCCACCAAGGCGGATCGCGCCCATGCCGCCGAACTCGCCGTGCATTACGGCCTGGGTGACTACCTGCGCCATTTTCCGCGCGCCCTGTCGGGCGGTATGCGTCAGCGCGTCGCCCTGATGCGCACCATCGCCGCCGGGCGAGACCTGATGCTGCTGGACGAGCCCTTCGGCGCCCTCGACAGCCAGACCCGCATCGGCATGCAGCAATGGCTGCTACAAATCTGGAAGGAACTTAGCCGCACGGTGATGTTCGTCACCCATGACGTGGATGAGGCGATCTTCCTCGCCGACCGCATTGTGGTGATGCTGCCCAAACCCGGCCGCGTCGGCTGGATCGTCGATGTTCCCATCGAACGTCCGCGCGCGATGGACTGCCTGACCTCCCCGGCATTCGTCGCCATCAAGCGCGAGATCATGGCCATGCTATATAGCCAGGCGACGCTGCACGGCGTGCCCGCTGCAATGGTGTCGGCATGACCGAAGCGCCCGCCTGGCACGCTTACGCGCGCCACGTCCTGCTGTGGCTCGTCGCCATCGCCCTCATCTTCTGCGCGTGGGAGCTGTTGCTCCTTGCCACCGGCCTGCCCGCCTATGTCATCCCGACACCCGGAGCCGCCTTGGGCGTGCTGCGCGACAATGCGGCGATGATGCGCGGCCTGACCTTCCAAACCGTGACGGAAACCTTCTACGGCTATATCTGCGGCGCGGTCATCGGCTTCCTGCTGGCCGTGATCATGGCGCAGATCCCCATCGTCCATCGCCTGCTGTACCCAGCGCTCATCACCTCCCAGGCGGTGCCGATCGTCGCCATCGCGGCGCCGCTGGTCATCATCTTCGGCTTCGGCCTGACGCCGAAACTGATCATCGTCGCCTGGATCGTCTTCTTTCCCGTGGTCGTGAACGTGCTCGATGGCTTGGCGAGCGTCGATCAGGACCAGGTGAACCTCGCGCGCCTTCTGCGCGGCACGCGGCTGCGCACCTTCCTCATCGTGCGCTTGCCGGCCTGCATCGGGCCGCTGTTTTCCGGCCTCAAGATCGGCGCCTCCTATGCCGTTACCGGCGCGGTCATCGGGGAATGGACCGCCTCGGCCCATGTCGGGCTGGGCACCTATCTGCTCACGGCCAATGCGCAGATGAATACCGCCGGCGTCTACGGCGCGATGCTGCTGCTCACCGCCATCGGCGTTGGGTCCTTCCTGATCGTCCTGGTCGCCGAGCATTTCGCCACGCCATGGCGTACCCAGATGACGGCGCCACCCTGGTTCGGTGGCCGTGTTCCGCCGTTGCCCGTTTCCCCCGTTCCGCACATAGAAAAGGTTGTGACATGAAGCCTCTCCGCACAGTCGCCCGGCTGCTCGCGTCCACGGCCGCTGCCGGCATGATGATGCTGGCCCTCGCCCCCGTGGCACCCACGGCCTCGGCCGCCGACATGGCAACGAAGGTCCGCTTCGTCTTCGATTGGGCGACGGCGGATTTCGAGTTGATCCCCCTTGCCGTCGGCCAAGCCGAGGGCTTCTACAAGGACGCCAATCTTGACGTGTCGGTCGCCTTCCCGCCCGATAGCTCGACCACGGCGCGCGTGCTCGCCAGCGGCAGCGCCGATATCGGCTTCGACGCGACGACGGATCTGATCTTCGCCGCACAGCAGGGCGTGCCGATCATCTCCATCGGCCTGTTCTCGCAGTCCAACAATTGCGGGTTGTTCGGCCGCCCTGGCGAGCCCATCGACCTCTCCACGCTCAAGGGCAAGTCGATCGGCGTCTTCACCGATAGCTGGTCCAAGATGATGATCCCCTACATCGTCAAGAAGGCCGGCCTTACCCAGGACGACGTCAAGCTCATCATCGCGACCGATGACAATATCCCGATGCTGCTGACGAAGAAGATCGACCTAGCGCTGAACTGCTCGAACTACGCCATCTCCGATGTCAGGCCGACCCTGAAGGTCGATCCGAGCATCCTGATCGGACCGGCGGCCGGCGTGCCCGATATCCCCGTCTGGACCTATACCGCCAGCAAGAGCTACGCGGCGGCGCATCCTGATGTGGTTAAGGCCTGGCTTGCGGCCACCGCCAAGGCGATGGACTGGGCCTCCACCCATCAGGACCAGGCCGTTGCCGACTTGCTGAAGCTTTACCCCAGCGCCGGCTCCAAGGATTACAACTCGGTCGGCTGGGCGGTGACGGTGCCGCTGATGAAGGGGCCAACCGGCTATATGACGCAGACCGATGCGCAATGGACCGGCATCGCCCAGGCGCTGGCCTTCAGCGGTCAGATCCCCAAGGTTCTGCCGCCCTCCGCCTACTACACCAACGACTATCTGCCGAAATAAGCCGCATGCCGCCACGCCGGATCATCCTCGACTGCGATCCCGGCGTGGACGATGCGGTCGCGATGCTGTTGGCCTTCGCCTCCCCTGCGGAGGTGGAGGTCACGGCCATCACCACGGTGATCGGCAATGTCGCCCTCGCCCAGACCACCGCCAATGCCATCCGCATCCGTGACCTCGCGCGGCGGACCGACATTCCCATCCATGCCGGCTGCCCGCGCCCGCTGATGGCGGCGATCGAGCGCAAAGGCTCAGTCCATGGCGGTGACGGCTTGGGCGATATCGGGCTCCCCGAGGCCTCCACCGGTGCCGCGCCGGACCACGCCGTCGATGTCCTCGTCGCGCGCATCAGGGCCGAGCCGGGCGTGCTGACGCTGTGCCCGATCGGGCCGATGACCAATATCGCCATGGCCCTGGTCAAGGCACCGGATATCGCGCCGATGATCCGCGACATCGTCTTCATGGGCGGTGCCGCCTTCTGCCCCGGCAATTCCTCGCCCACCGCCGAATTCAACTTTATGATCGACCCGCATGCGGCCCAGATCATGCTGACCGCCGGCGTGCCGATGACCATGTTCGGCCTCGACGTCACGCGACAGGCCGTCATCACCAAAGACTGGATGGACAGGATGGAGGCCAAGGCCGGCCGCGTCTCGGGTCCTGTGCTCGCCATGATGCGCGCCTATGGCTTCGGTGACCCCTGCCTGCACGACCCCTGCGTCATCGCCCATCTCATCGACTCGACGCTGTTCGACGGCGTGGAAGCCTGGGTCGAGGTCGAATGCGCCGCACCCATGGCACGCGGCCAGAGCATCGCGGCCGTATCGCCACGCCATCTCCAGGGCCGTGCGCCGAACTGCCGGGTGATCACCTCTGTGGATACGCCGCGGCTGTTCGCGCTGCTTGAAGACCGCCTCCTCAGCCTCGATTGAGATCTTGCAGGCGGCTGCTGGTCAGGCCAGACTTCGTCCATGGATGGTGTCGTCAGCCTCTCCAGCGTCCGTGAAGACCGCTTTTGGGCGGTCGTCGCCTCGATCGGGCGCCAGCGGCGCATCGCCGAGATTTTCGCGAATCGCGATGCCGCTTTAGCCGATCGCGCCTGGCGGGAGCAGCAGGTGCGGGCCTATGCGAGTTTTCTGCGCAGCACGCGACAGCCGCCCCCGAATTACTCCGTGGAACCGATGCGCCGGGCCGATTTGCCGAAAACCTGGCGGCCCCTACCCGCTTTAGGGTTTCTGCGCGGGCAGTTCATTTAGTCGCACGCCACGCCCAGGCGCCCCGAAGATCCTCTACGAACCGCGCATATTCCCGCGCCTTCGCCTCTTCGTCCGGCAGGCGCAGCAAGTAGGACGGGTGCACCGTGACCCATAGCGCCTCGCCGTTCGGCAGCGCCGTCACCCGCCCGCGCTCACGGCCGATCGTCACCTTGCGGCCGAGCAGCGCTTGCGCCGCCGAAGCCCCGAGCGCCACGGTCAGCTGCGGCTTCACGAAAGCCAATTCCGTCTCCAGCCAGAAACGGCACGCGGCGATCTCGCCGGTATCCGGCGTCTTGTGCAGGCGAAATTTACCGCGCGGCTCGAACTTGAAATGCTTCACCGCATTGGTGAGATAGACTTCCGTCCGCGGCACGCCCGCTTCCGCCAGGGCACGGTCCAGCATCTTGCCGGCCGGCCCGACGAAAGGCGCACCCGCGAGATCCTCTCGGTCGCCCGGTTGCTCGCCGACCATCATCAGCCGCGCTGAGGCGGGTCCTTCACCGAAGACCGTCTGCGTCGCCGGCTCCCACAATGGGCAGCGACGGCACCCCACCGCCTGCGCCTTGGCTTCAGCCAGCGTCTGCGGCGGGTCGGCATCCACGATTGGCGCGACCGGCCGACGCCGCGCTTCCGCCGCCGCATGGGCCGAGGGGGCCGTAGGCGCCGCTGCGACCATCGCTTGCGCCCGCTCGCCCGCCGCTTCGATCAGCGGGCCGATCAATTCTGCTTCCGGCAGGTTCTTCCAATAACGGCGGGGCATTTCCCGTGTCATGGCCGCCACCTTCAGCCGCGCCGGATTGAAGATATTGGCGTAGTAGATGCGCCACAGCGCCTCCAGCCGGTCTTCCGTCGGCGCCTGATCGCGCGACACGCCTTCACCGAAGCGCAGGCTGTTCCCATCCCAGAAGGCGCAGCGATCCGGTGTCAGGATCGACCAACGCATGCCGGTAAAACGGCGCATGAAAAAGGGCGCGGCGGCTTCGACGATGAAATTATCGGGCTCGAACCAGGCGATGAAGATCGCGCCTTCCGGTTCCTCCACTTCGCGAAACCGCACGAAGGCATGCATCTTGTGAATGTCCCGCCGGATCGCCTTCGCGCGCTGTTCGGCCTCATGCACATCCGGGTGGCTCGCATCCTCCAACAGCTGCGGCTGGGCTTGCAGGCCCCACAGCAACCGATACAGCAGCGCGAACCGGCCCGGATCGCGATGCAGGATGACCGTCTCGGTCAAGGTGATGAAGGCGCGCGGAACTTTCGGCGCAACGATCGGTGTGCGAGCGGCCTCATCGCCCTCGAACAGATCGCCGGCCGCGCCATCGCCGACCACCCAGTACAGAGCCTCCGGCGGTTCGCCCACCAGCAGCGCCGCACGGGCGGCATCCCGCCAACCTGCGACATCCGTCTCATGCGGGAGACGGATCAGTCTCACGCGAAAAGCTCGCCCTGGGGCGCGACCTTCTCCCTGAGATCGAGGCGATCGATGGCGGCGCCGGGCTGCCAATCCGCCGTCACGATGAAGGGCATGGCGGTTTTGATGCCACGGCAGAGGCGGGACACGTCCTCCAACCGCAGGCTCCGCCAGCGGCGCGAGGACAGCATCTGCTTCACCGATTTGGTGCCGAAGCCGGGCACCCGCAGCAGCACCTCGCGCGCCGCGCGGTTCACATCGACCGGAAAGCATTCCCGATGCTGCAGCGCCCAGGCCAGTTTCGGATCGACGCCTAGGTCGAGCATGCCACCCACAGCGCCGGTCGCGATTTCCTCGACCGCAAAACCATAGAAGCGCATCAGCCAATCTGCCTGATACAGTCTGTGTTCGCGCATCAGCGGCGGTCGCATGAGCGGCAGCACGGCGCTCGCGTCCGGGATTGGGCTAAAGGCCGAGTAATAGACGCGGGACAGCTTGTAATTGCCATAGAGATTGGCGGCGCTGCCGAGGATGGCGAGGTCGTCCGTACTATCTGCGCCGATGATCATCTGCGTGCTCTGCCCGGTCGAGAAGCGCGGTGCGTGACGCGACTCCTTGCGCGCCTCTTTCGCCTCCTCGATCTTCAGGCGAATGCCGCCCATGGCGCGGCGAATCCGCTCGGGATTCTTTTGCGGCGCCAGCCTCGCGAGGCTCTCCTCACGCGGCAGTTCAACATTGATCGACAGCCGGTCGGCCACTGCGCCGGCGCGTGCCAGCAATAGGGGATCGGCATCCGGGATGGTTTTCAGATGGATATAGCCAGCGAATTTGTGCTCCCGCCGCAGGCTTTCAGCCACGCGCACCAGCTGCTCCATGGTGTAATCGGGGGAGCGGATGATGCCGGAGGAGAGAAACAGCCCTTCGATGTAATTGCGCTGATAGAAACCGAGCGTGAGATCCACGACTTCCTTAACCGAGAATCGTGCACGACGAACATTGGAGGACACGCGATTGACGCAGTAATGGCAGTCGAATTGGCAGTAATTCGTGAGCAGGATCTTGAGCAGGGAGATGCAGCGGCCATCCGGCGCATAGGCGTGGCAGATGCCCATGCCCTCAGTCGAGCCGATCGCCTTGCTGGCCATGGAATTGCGTTTCTCCGCCCCTGAGGAGGCGCAGGACGCATCATATTTGGCGGCATCCGCGAGGATGGCGAGCTTTTCGAGAACGGTTTCCACGCACCAACCCCACTGAGAGTTAGCATTTTGTTCTCATCGCCTGCCGCGTCAAGGGGATCATGATCAATAGGACTTGATCCTATTCATGCTATCATCGCGCCCACAGGAGAACCGCATGAGGACGACCCAACAGTTCAGCATCACGCTACCGCTCGACATGGCGGAGATTGTCGAAGGGAAGGTTCAATCAGGCGGCTATGCGACGGTCAGCGAGGTCATTCGCGACGGCATCCGGTCTTTAATCGAACGCGAAGCGGCGGTGGAGCGGTGGTTGCGAGACGAGGTGGTGGCGGGCCACGGCCAATATCTCGCCGACCCATCGAAGGCCGTGCCTGCAGAGGAGATCCTGTCGCGCATCAAATTGCGCCGGGCCGCGTCTTCGACCTAGGCCATTCGCCGTGGAGGTTGTTTTCACGCCACTCGCAGAGCGTCACATTGACACCCTTCACCAGTACATCTCGCCTCAGGCAAACTCGGCGCGCGCTGACGCCTTTGTTCAAAGCATCGTTGCATTTTGTATAGGTCTATCAACCTTTCCGAAACGAGGCATGCCGCGTAACGACCTCCTCATCGGACTTCGGACGACGGTCTTCGCGCAGAGCGTCACGATCGCTTTTACCGTGTCGGTAGGAGTGGTCTTGATTGAAGGTGTTCATTACGGCGGACAGGATCTCGAGCTGATGTATCGTACAGGCCAATAATCAGCTGTAATAGAGTAGGCCTGTGCCTATTGGTGGAATACGCTGCGCTTTTCCACCCCACGCGGCGCGCCCGTTCATGACAGTTTTTGGGGTTTCGCCACACCTCTGATCGTCACAATCCACAAGGCCATACTGACATGAGCCAGCCTCTCAACATCGACGCCTATCTCTCGCGTATCAACTATTCCGGGCCGCTCACAACGACCTACGACACGCTCGCCGGCATCCTCCGCGCCCATATCGCCACCATCCCCTTCGAAGGTTTCGACGTTCTGCTGGGACGTCCTATCCGCCTGGATACTGAAGGCTTGCAGGCGAAGCTCGTCACGGCCCGTCGTGGCGGTTACTGCTTCGAGCACGCAAGCCTGATGCACGCCGCTCTCCAGGCGATCGGCTTCGCCCCCGTCCGGCATGCCTCCCGCGTCCTCCTCTTCGATCCGCGCCATGAGAGCGTGCGTCAGCACATGTTCCTCACCGTCACGATCGGTGACGAGACCTACGTGATCGACCCAGGCTTTGGACCCTTTGCCTGCCCGCATCCCATCCCGCTCAATGGCGGTGCCGTTCCCGCAAGCGCCCCAACGCACCGCCTCGTCCACGAGGGCAACGACTGGTTCCTTTACGTCACCCAAGACGGCCAACAGATCCGGGGCTGGGTGTCCACGATGGAAGAGGAGTACCCGGTCGATGTCGAGATGATGAACCACTACATCGCCACACACCCGGCGTCCTTCTTTACCCACAATATTCTCGCCAGCGCGGTAACGGAGGAAGGGCGCGTCAACATCATGAACCAGGGTGTTCACATCATTCGCAATGGGATCGCCGAAGCGACGGAATTGGCGGACCGCACAGCCCTACGCGCCCTCGTCGCGCGGCATTTCGGTTTCGATCTTCCGGAACTCGAGACAATGCGCGTCGATGGCGTGCCAGCCTGGCGCTAGCAGTGCTGCTGAGCAGACGACGCTGAGATGGTGGATAGCGCTTTGCTCATCCACCCTACACCGAGGCCGTATTGTAGGGCGGATGAGCGAAGCGTTATCCGCCTGGCGACGATCGGGTGTCTTCGCGGGAAGCCCCTCGCTCCAGCCTCGGAAACGACCATCGCTTCACGCTTTGCCGTCAGTGTCCCCCGCCATGCGGGAAAGCACCGGCAGCAGCGCAGCTGAAGACGCGACCCATCCGAAGATGCCGCCCTGGGCCTTGATCATCGCCAAGCCGGCTTCATGGAAGTCTGGAAAATAGGACCCCGTGCAGTCAGACAGCACGAGGCATTCAAAGCCGCGATCATTCGCCTCCCGCACCGTGGTATTGACGCAGACCTCTGTCGTCACGCCGGCAATAATCAGCTGCGTGATGCCGCGTCCACGCAGAATGGCGTCGAGGTCGGTCGCGAAGAAGGCGCCCTTGCCGGACTTGTCGATCACCGGCTCCCCCGCGACGGGCGCGAGTTCGGGAATGATGTCGTGCCCCGGTTCGCCACGCACCAGGATGCGGCCCATCGGGCCGGCGTCGCCGATCTTCGTGGCGAAGCGCCCGCGCGCATGCTTGGCGGGGGTGAGATCGGAGAGATCGGGGCGATGCCCCTCCCGCGTATGGACCACCACCAGCTCGGCGGCCCGCGCGGCGGCCAACACGTCGATCAGCGGCGGTACCGCGGCGCGAAGCAGTGACACGTCGTTGCCCAATGCGTCGCCGAATCCGCCCGGCTCCAGAAAATCCCGCTGCATGTCGATGATCACCAGCGCGACGGCGCCCGGCTTCAGGGTGAAGGCATAGGGTTCGGCGGCGACGGTCGAAACGCCTTCGGACACGGGCTTCTCCCTAGGATCTGTCTGAACCCTATCGATCGCCGAACGGGGACGCAAACGGGCCCGAGCGCGCATTCCTCCAATCCTCTCTTGCGCAACCCCTGGCTTTTGCTGTCGATGCTGCCCGCATGAGCACTCTCCCCCCGCCGTCCGAACCCAGCCTCGGCGGCACCCGGCCGCAGAACATCGCCATGGGGGTCCTGGCGTTCGGCCTGCTGCTGCTGGCGCTGTTCACCCTGCGGAACTTTCTGAGCGCCCTCGCCTGGGCCGGCATCTTTGCCATCGCGCTGTGGCCGCTCTATGGCCGGGCCGTCGCGCACTTTGGCGCCGGCCGCCGTAACATCCTCATGCCCGCCGTCTTCACCCTGGGCGTGGCGTTGATCTTCATCGTGCCGCTCGGCCTGGTGGGTCTGCAACTCGCGCGGGAGGCGGATGATGCCCAGGACTGGATTCACGACGCGCAGAATTACGGCATCGCCGAACCCGATGTTCTGACCCATCTGCCCTTTGGCCAGGCCCAGGTGGATACCTGGTGGCAGGAAAACCTGGGCGATCCCGGGGGCGCCCGCAAGCTGGTGCAGCGCACGACGCAGGGCCATGTCGCGGGCGTC
This window encodes:
- a CDS encoding ABC transporter ATP-binding protein, with translation MAAEAPAKLSLQHLSHSFGTFRALEDVNLDIKPGEFVCILGASGCGKSTLFNAVSGLLNVSSGKILLDGRDIAGRPGEVGYMLQKDLLLPWRTVLGNITLGASLTRGATKADRAHAAELAVHYGLGDYLRHFPRALSGGMRQRVALMRTIAAGRDLMLLDEPFGALDSQTRIGMQQWLLQIWKELSRTVMFVTHDVDEAIFLADRIVVMLPKPGRVGWIVDVPIERPRAMDCLTSPAFVAIKREIMAMLYSQATLHGVPAAMVSA
- a CDS encoding ABC transporter permease encodes the protein MTEAPAWHAYARHVLLWLVAIALIFCAWELLLLATGLPAYVIPTPGAALGVLRDNAAMMRGLTFQTVTETFYGYICGAVIGFLLAVIMAQIPIVHRLLYPALITSQAVPIVAIAAPLVIIFGFGLTPKLIIVAWIVFFPVVVNVLDGLASVDQDQVNLARLLRGTRLRTFLIVRLPACIGPLFSGLKIGASYAVTGAVIGEWTASAHVGLGTYLLTANAQMNTAGVYGAMLLLTAIGVGSFLIVLVAEHFATPWRTQMTAPPWFGGRVPPLPVSPVPHIEKVVT
- a CDS encoding ABC transporter substrate-binding protein codes for the protein MKPLRTVARLLASTAAAGMMMLALAPVAPTASAADMATKVRFVFDWATADFELIPLAVGQAEGFYKDANLDVSVAFPPDSSTTARVLASGSADIGFDATTDLIFAAQQGVPIISIGLFSQSNNCGLFGRPGEPIDLSTLKGKSIGVFTDSWSKMMIPYIVKKAGLTQDDVKLIIATDDNIPMLLTKKIDLALNCSNYAISDVRPTLKVDPSILIGPAAGVPDIPVWTYTASKSYAAAHPDVVKAWLAATAKAMDWASTHQDQAVADLLKLYPSAGSKDYNSVGWAVTVPLMKGPTGYMTQTDAQWTGIAQALAFSGQIPKVLPPSAYYTNDYLPK
- a CDS encoding nucleoside hydrolase; the protein is MPPRRIILDCDPGVDDAVAMLLAFASPAEVEVTAITTVIGNVALAQTTANAIRIRDLARRTDIPIHAGCPRPLMAAIERKGSVHGGDGLGDIGLPEASTGAAPDHAVDVLVARIRAEPGVLTLCPIGPMTNIAMALVKAPDIAPMIRDIVFMGGAAFCPGNSSPTAEFNFMIDPHAAQIMLTAGVPMTMFGLDVTRQAVITKDWMDRMEAKAGRVSGPVLAMMRAYGFGDPCLHDPCVIAHLIDSTLFDGVEAWVEVECAAPMARGQSIAAVSPRHLQGRAPNCRVITSVDTPRLFALLEDRLLSLD
- a CDS encoding UdgX family uracil-DNA binding protein (This protein belongs to the uracil DNA glycosylase superfamily, members of which act in excision repair of DNA. However, it belongs more specifically to UdgX branch, whose founding member was found to bind uracil in DNA (where it does not belong), without cleaving it, appears to promote DNA repair by a pathway involving RecA, rather than base excision.), which gives rise to MRLIRLPHETDVAGWRDAARAALLVGEPPEALYWVVGDGAAGDLFEGDEAARTPIVAPKVPRAFITLTETVILHRDPGRFALLYRLLWGLQAQPQLLEDASHPDVHEAEQRAKAIRRDIHKMHAFVRFREVEEPEGAIFIAWFEPDNFIVEAAAPFFMRRFTGMRWSILTPDRCAFWDGNSLRFGEGVSRDQAPTEDRLEALWRIYYANIFNPARLKVAAMTREMPRRYWKNLPEAELIGPLIEAAGERAQAMVAAAPTAPSAHAAAEARRRPVAPIVDADPPQTLAEAKAQAVGCRRCPLWEPATQTVFGEGPASARLMMVGEQPGDREDLAGAPFVGPAGKMLDRALAEAGVPRTEVYLTNAVKHFKFEPRGKFRLHKTPDTGEIAACRFWLETELAFVKPQLTVALGASAAQALLGRKVTIGRERGRVTALPNGEALWVTVHPSYLLRLPDEEAKAREYARFVEDLRGAWAWRATK
- a CDS encoding putative DNA modification/repair radical SAM protein produces the protein METVLEKLAILADAAKYDASCASSGAEKRNSMASKAIGSTEGMGICHAYAPDGRCISLLKILLTNYCQFDCHYCVNRVSSNVRRARFSVKEVVDLTLGFYQRNYIEGLFLSSGIIRSPDYTMEQLVRVAESLRREHKFAGYIHLKTIPDADPLLLARAGAVADRLSINVELPREESLARLAPQKNPERIRRAMGGIRLKIEEAKEARKESRHAPRFSTGQSTQMIIGADSTDDLAILGSAANLYGNYKLSRVYYSAFSPIPDASAVLPLMRPPLMREHRLYQADWLMRFYGFAVEEIATGAVGGMLDLGVDPKLAWALQHRECFPVDVNRAAREVLLRVPGFGTKSVKQMLSSRRWRSLRLEDVSRLCRGIKTAMPFIVTADWQPGAAIDRLDLREKVAPQGELFA
- a CDS encoding type II toxin-antitoxin system ParD family antitoxin yields the protein MRTTQQFSITLPLDMAEIVEGKVQSGGYATVSEVIRDGIRSLIEREAAVERWLRDEVVAGHGQYLADPSKAVPAEEILSRIKLRRAASST
- a CDS encoding type II toxin-antitoxin system RelE/ParE family toxin codes for the protein MEVVFTPLAERHIDTLHQYISPQANSARADAFVQSIVAFCIGLSTFPKRGMPRNDLLIGLRTTVFAQSVTIAFTVSVGVVLIEGVHYGGQDLELMYRTGQ
- a CDS encoding arylamine N-acetyltransferase family protein, producing the protein MSQPLNIDAYLSRINYSGPLTTTYDTLAGILRAHIATIPFEGFDVLLGRPIRLDTEGLQAKLVTARRGGYCFEHASLMHAALQAIGFAPVRHASRVLLFDPRHESVRQHMFLTVTIGDETYVIDPGFGPFACPHPIPLNGGAVPASAPTHRLVHEGNDWFLYVTQDGQQIRGWVSTMEEEYPVDVEMMNHYIATHPASFFTHNILASAVTEEGRVNIMNQGVHIIRNGIAEATELADRTALRALVARHFGFDLPELETMRVDGVPAWR
- a CDS encoding cysteine hydrolase family protein, producing the protein MSEGVSTVAAEPYAFTLKPGAVALVIIDMQRDFLEPGGFGDALGNDVSLLRAAVPPLIDVLAAARAAELVVVHTREGHRPDLSDLTPAKHARGRFATKIGDAGPMGRILVRGEPGHDIIPELAPVAGEPVIDKSGKGAFFATDLDAILRGRGITQLIIAGVTTEVCVNTTVREANDRGFECLVLSDCTGSYFPDFHEAGLAMIKAQGGIFGWVASSAALLPVLSRMAGDTDGKA